The proteins below come from a single Streptomyces spongiicola genomic window:
- a CDS encoding TadE family type IV pilus minor pilin, protein MRSSDAAATAGPLPGAERGSVTAEAALAVPALLVFTMALVWALMAASAQIQCVDAARAGARAAARSEPEAAAVSAARSAAPPGAKISLGRDGDFWRVRVEAPSPGPVAPSLTLAAEAVALAEDAVGRGEP, encoded by the coding sequence GTGCGCAGTTCTGACGCCGCCGCCACTGCGGGCCCGCTCCCCGGGGCGGAACGGGGATCGGTCACAGCGGAAGCAGCGCTGGCCGTGCCGGCGCTGCTGGTGTTCACGATGGCGCTGGTCTGGGCGCTGATGGCGGCGTCGGCGCAGATCCAGTGCGTGGACGCCGCCAGGGCGGGGGCCCGGGCGGCCGCCCGCTCGGAACCCGAGGCCGCCGCGGTCTCCGCCGCCCGTTCGGCCGCACCGCCTGGGGCGAAGATCTCACTGGGCAGGGACGGAGATTTCTGGCGGGTGCGGGTCGAGGCCCCGAGCCCAGGCCCCGTGGCACCGTCCCTCACTCTGGCGGCCGAAGCGGTCGCACTCGCGGAGGACGCGGTGGGGAGAGGCGAACCATGA
- a CDS encoding sodium-translocating pyrophosphatase, with the protein MAGLFNPTLTEPTSLAAAVLTDDNRMIVIVIAVVAIAALVVAQLLVRQVLAAGEGTDSMKKIAAAVQEGANAYLARQLRTLGIFAVIVFFLLMLLPADDWSQRLGRSVFFLVGAVFSAATGYIGMRLAVRANVRVAAAAREATPAEGEPAKDLTTVAHKAMKIAFRTGGVVGMITVGLGLLGAACVVLVYAADAPKVLEGFGLGAALIAMFMRVGGGIFTKAADVGADLVGKVEQGIPEDDPRNAATIADNVGDNVGDCAGMAADLFESYAVTLVAALILGKAAFGDLGLAFPLIVPAIGVVTAMIGIFAVAPRRADRSGMSAINRGFFISAVISLALVAAAVYAYLPSSYAELSGVTEPAIRGHEGDPRILALVAVAIGIVLAALIQQLTGYFTETNRRPVRDIGKSSLTGPATVVLAGISIGLESAVYTALLIGLGVYGAFLLGGTSIMLALFAVALAGTGLLTTVGVIVAMDTFGPVSDNAQGIAEMSGDVEGAGAQVLTDLDAVGNTTKAITKGIAIATAVLAAAALFGSYRDAIATAVAEVSAKAGEMNLSLDISQPNNLVGLVLGAAVVFLFSGLAINAVSRSAGSVVFEVRRQFREHPGIMDYSEKPEYGRVVDICTKDALRELATPGLLAVMAPIAVGFTFGVGALGSYLAGAIGTGTLMAVFLANSGGAWDNAKKLVEDGHHGGKGSEAHSATVIGDTVGDPFKDTAGPAINPLLKVMNLVALLIAPAVVQFSYGDDANAGVRAAIATLAILVIVVAVYLSKRRSVAVGDENNAADRSSKSPDPAVVSQ; encoded by the coding sequence ATGGCGGGGCTCTTCAACCCGACCCTGACCGAACCCACATCTCTCGCGGCCGCGGTACTCACCGATGACAACAGAATGATCGTAATTGTCATCGCGGTCGTCGCGATCGCGGCGCTGGTCGTCGCCCAGCTGCTGGTGCGCCAAGTGCTGGCGGCCGGTGAGGGCACCGACTCCATGAAGAAGATCGCGGCAGCCGTTCAGGAGGGCGCAAACGCCTATCTGGCGCGGCAGTTGCGCACACTCGGCATTTTCGCCGTGATCGTCTTCTTCCTGCTGATGCTGCTGCCTGCGGACGACTGGTCGCAGAGGCTGGGGCGTTCGGTCTTCTTCCTGGTGGGTGCGGTGTTCTCGGCCGCCACCGGATACATCGGAATGCGGCTCGCGGTGCGCGCGAATGTGCGCGTGGCCGCGGCGGCGCGTGAGGCGACCCCCGCCGAAGGGGAGCCGGCCAAGGATCTGACGACCGTCGCGCACAAGGCCATGAAGATCGCTTTCCGTACCGGCGGTGTGGTGGGCATGATCACGGTGGGCCTCGGCCTGCTCGGCGCCGCCTGCGTGGTTCTCGTCTACGCCGCGGACGCCCCCAAGGTCCTGGAGGGCTTCGGCCTCGGCGCCGCGCTGATCGCCATGTTCATGCGGGTCGGCGGTGGCATCTTCACCAAGGCCGCGGACGTCGGCGCCGACCTCGTCGGCAAGGTCGAGCAGGGCATCCCCGAGGACGACCCGCGCAATGCGGCGACCATCGCGGACAACGTCGGCGACAACGTCGGCGACTGCGCCGGCATGGCCGCCGACCTCTTCGAGTCGTATGCCGTCACGCTCGTTGCCGCCCTCATCCTGGGCAAGGCCGCCTTCGGCGATCTGGGACTGGCCTTCCCGCTGATCGTCCCGGCGATCGGCGTGGTCACCGCGATGATCGGTATCTTCGCGGTCGCCCCGCGGCGCGCCGACCGCAGCGGGATGTCCGCCATCAACCGGGGCTTCTTCATCTCCGCGGTGATCTCACTGGCCCTCGTGGCCGCGGCGGTCTACGCCTATCTGCCGTCCTCGTACGCCGAGCTGAGCGGTGTCACCGAGCCCGCGATCAGGGGCCACGAGGGAGACCCGCGCATCCTCGCGCTGGTCGCCGTGGCGATCGGCATCGTGCTGGCCGCCCTGATCCAGCAGCTGACGGGGTACTTCACCGAGACGAACCGGCGCCCGGTCCGCGACATCGGCAAGTCCTCGCTCACCGGCCCGGCCACCGTCGTGCTCGCCGGTATCTCCATCGGCCTGGAATCGGCCGTCTACACCGCGCTGCTGATCGGTCTCGGCGTCTACGGGGCGTTCCTGCTCGGTGGCACGTCGATCATGCTCGCGCTGTTCGCCGTGGCCCTCGCCGGGACCGGTCTCCTCACCACGGTCGGTGTCATCGTCGCCATGGACACCTTCGGCCCGGTGTCCGACAACGCCCAGGGCATCGCGGAGATGTCCGGCGACGTCGAGGGCGCGGGTGCGCAGGTCCTCACCGACCTGGACGCCGTCGGCAACACCACGAAGGCGATCACCAAGGGCATCGCCATCGCGACGGCCGTCCTCGCCGCGGCAGCGCTCTTCGGCTCGTACCGGGACGCGATCGCCACGGCCGTCGCGGAGGTGAGCGCGAAGGCCGGGGAGATGAACCTGAGCCTGGACATCTCCCAGCCCAACAACCTGGTGGGCCTGGTCCTCGGTGCCGCCGTCGTCTTCCTCTTCTCCGGGCTGGCGATCAACGCCGTTTCCCGGTCCGCCGGATCCGTGGTCTTCGAGGTGCGGCGGCAGTTCCGTGAGCACCCCGGGATCATGGACTACAGCGAGAAGCCGGAGTACGGGCGCGTCGTCGACATCTGCACCAAGGACGCCCTGCGCGAACTGGCCACACCGGGTCTGCTCGCGGTCATGGCGCCAATCGCGGTCGGCTTCACGTTCGGCGTCGGCGCTCTCGGCTCGTACCTCGCCGGCGCGATCGGCACGGGCACCCTCATGGCCGTCTTCCTCGCCAACTCGGGTGGCGCGTGGGACAACGCCAAGAAGCTCGTCGAGGACGGGCACCACGGCGGAAAGGGCAGTGAGGCGCATTCGGCCACGGTCATCGGCGACACCGTCGGCGACCCGTTCAAGGACACCGCGGGTCCGGCGATCAACCCGCTGCTGAAGGTGATGAACCTCGTGGCGCTGCTCATCGCGCCCGCGGTCGTGCAGTTCAGCTATGGCGACGACGCCAACGCGGGTGTCCGCGCGGCGATCGCCACCCTGGCGATCCTGGTCATCGTCGTCGCGGTGTACCTCTCCAAGAGGCGCTCGGTCGCGGTGGGTGACGAAAACAACGCAGCCGATCGGTCGTCGAAGTCACCGGACCCGGCGGTCGTTTCGCAGTAG
- a CDS encoding TadA family conjugal transfer-associated ATPase, with protein MTAVLLEAVRQRLAESGVEPTPAGVAAALRAHGRLLGDAEVLGAAEELRCELVGTGPLEPLLADPAVTDVLVSAPDRVWVDRGCGLRLTDVGFTDAAAVRRLAQRLAAVAGRRLDDARPWVDARLPDGTRMHAVLPPVAVGSTCLSLRVVRPRAFSLGELTEAGTVPPGGDRLFRALIDARVSYLVSGGTGSGKTTLLSTLLGLVGGHERIVLAEDSAELRPDHPHVVRLESRPANQEGAGLVTLRDLVRQALRMRPDRLVVGEVRGSEVTDLLAALNTGHDGCGTVHANTAADVPARLEALGTAAGLDRLALHSQLAAALSVVVHLVRGRDGGRRVAEIHVLERDATGLVATVPALRWGAEHFVRERGWERLRSLIGGSR; from the coding sequence GTGACAGCGGTGCTTCTCGAAGCGGTGCGTCAGCGCCTGGCGGAGAGCGGGGTGGAACCGACCCCGGCGGGGGTCGCGGCGGCACTGCGGGCGCACGGGCGGCTGCTCGGGGACGCGGAGGTGCTCGGTGCCGCCGAGGAACTGCGGTGCGAACTGGTCGGCACCGGGCCGCTGGAGCCGCTTCTCGCGGACCCCGCCGTGACCGACGTGCTGGTCTCGGCACCGGACCGGGTGTGGGTCGACCGGGGCTGCGGACTCCGGCTGACGGACGTGGGCTTCACCGATGCGGCGGCGGTGCGCCGGCTGGCGCAGCGGCTCGCGGCTGTGGCGGGGCGGCGGCTGGACGACGCCCGCCCCTGGGTGGACGCGCGGCTTCCCGACGGCACCCGGATGCACGCGGTGCTGCCTCCGGTGGCCGTCGGCTCGACCTGCCTCTCGCTGAGGGTGGTCAGACCCCGGGCGTTCTCGCTGGGCGAGCTGACGGAGGCCGGGACGGTACCGCCGGGCGGTGACCGGCTCTTCAGGGCGCTGATCGACGCCAGGGTCTCCTATCTCGTCAGCGGTGGCACGGGCTCCGGGAAGACGACGCTGCTGTCCACCCTGCTGGGACTGGTGGGCGGGCACGAACGCATCGTGCTCGCGGAGGACTCGGCGGAACTGCGTCCCGACCATCCGCACGTGGTGCGGCTGGAATCGCGTCCGGCCAACCAGGAGGGCGCCGGCCTGGTGACCCTTCGCGACCTGGTGCGCCAGGCGCTCCGGATGCGCCCCGACCGGTTGGTCGTCGGCGAGGTGCGCGGTTCCGAGGTGACCGATCTGCTGGCGGCGTTGAACACCGGGCACGACGGGTGCGGGACCGTCCATGCGAACACGGCCGCGGATGTCCCCGCACGGCTGGAGGCTCTGGGCACGGCCGCCGGTCTCGACCGGCTCGCTCTGCACAGCCAGTTGGCCGCGGCACTGTCGGTCGTGGTGCATCTTGTCCGGGGGCGGGACGGCGGCCGCCGCGTCGCCGAGATCCACGTTCTTGAGCGGGACGCGACGGGGCTGGTGGCGACCGTGCCCGCGCTGCGCTGGGGCGCGGAGCACTTCGTCCGCGAGCGCGGCTGGGAGCGGCTGCGATCGCTGATCGGGGGATCGCGATGA
- a CDS encoding DEAD/DEAH box helicase: MAFNHLPAAMHDALGPLSVTPVTHSVPMAMNHRPRRPPGSGEARPSPGTVLDRLATGAGRAARITHTEHLPPRPGRHATWPHRIRPEVIDAIQRAGIEHPWAHQATAAEHALDGESVVIATGTASGKSLAYLAPVLSTLLDGSEAPSGRGTTALYLAPTKALAADQCRAVRELASPLGHRVRPAVYDGDTPFEEREWVRQYANHVLTNPDMLHRGILPSHPRWSSFLRSLRYVVIDECHTYRGVFGSHVAQVLRRLRRVCARYGAHPVFLLASATSADPAVAAGRLTGLNVTEVSDDASPRGELVFALWEPPLTELHGEKGAPVRRTATAETADLLTDLAVQGVRTVAFVRSRRSAELISVISRERLTEVDRNLARRVAAYRGGYLPEERRALERALHSGELLGLAATTALELGVDVSGLDAVLIAGYPGTRASLWQQAGRAGRSGQGALAVLVARDDPLDTFLVHHPEALFRRPVESTVLDPDNPYVLAPHLCAAAAELPLTEQDLELFGPAAPGLLPQLESAGLLRRRSAGWYWTRRERAADLADIRGEGGRPVQIVEAATGRLLGTVDEPAAHTAVHDGAVHLHQGRTYLVKRLDLEDSVALVEEADPPYSTTARDTTSISVLETDTAVPWGAGRLCYGSVEVTNQVVSYLRRKPITGEVLGETRLDLPPRTLRTRAVWWTVTEDQLDAARVHPEQLGGALHAAEHASIGLLPLFATCDRWDIGGVSVPLHPDTLLPTVFVYDGHPGGAGFAERAFHTARDWLEATREAIASCECEAGCPSCIQSPKCGNGNDPLHKQAAVRLLTVLVGDAPGAPRSGAPGSPEAPASQDGDVAGTEEAPGRQEDPAAPRGPRQRSPSHQGNPAQSEAGRLSEPESGNPAGPEHREGRGTSER; this comes from the coding sequence ATGGCATTCAATCACTTACCAGCAGCCATGCACGACGCCTTGGGACCATTGTCCGTCACGCCGGTGACACACTCGGTGCCGATGGCCATGAATCACCGACCCAGACGACCCCCCGGGAGCGGGGAAGCCCGCCCCTCCCCCGGTACGGTCCTCGACCGGCTCGCCACGGGGGCGGGCCGGGCTGCGCGCATCACTCATACGGAGCACTTGCCCCCAAGGCCGGGTCGCCATGCAACCTGGCCGCACCGCATCCGCCCGGAAGTGATCGACGCCATCCAGCGGGCGGGAATCGAGCACCCCTGGGCCCACCAGGCCACGGCAGCCGAGCACGCCCTGGACGGCGAGTCGGTCGTGATCGCCACCGGCACCGCGTCCGGCAAGTCGCTCGCCTACCTGGCGCCGGTCCTCAGCACCCTGCTGGACGGCTCCGAGGCGCCCAGCGGACGCGGCACCACCGCCCTGTACCTGGCCCCGACGAAGGCCCTCGCCGCCGACCAGTGCCGTGCCGTGAGGGAACTCGCCTCGCCGCTCGGCCACCGTGTACGCCCGGCCGTGTACGACGGCGACACCCCCTTCGAGGAGCGCGAGTGGGTCCGCCAGTACGCGAACCACGTCCTCACCAACCCGGACATGCTGCACCGCGGCATACTCCCGTCGCATCCACGCTGGTCCTCCTTCCTGCGCTCGTTGCGCTACGTCGTGATCGACGAGTGCCACACCTATCGCGGCGTCTTCGGATCCCACGTCGCCCAGGTACTCCGCCGGCTGCGCCGCGTGTGCGCCCGGTACGGCGCCCATCCGGTGTTCCTGCTGGCCTCGGCGACGTCCGCCGATCCCGCCGTCGCGGCCGGCCGTCTGACCGGGCTGAACGTGACCGAGGTCTCGGACGACGCCTCGCCGCGCGGTGAACTCGTCTTCGCCCTCTGGGAACCGCCGCTCACCGAGCTGCACGGCGAGAAGGGCGCCCCGGTACGCCGCACCGCCACCGCGGAGACCGCAGACCTCCTGACCGACCTGGCCGTCCAGGGCGTCCGTACGGTCGCCTTCGTGCGCTCGCGCCGGAGCGCCGAGCTGATCTCGGTCATCAGCCGGGAGCGGCTGACCGAGGTCGACCGGAACCTCGCACGGCGTGTCGCCGCATACCGGGGCGGCTACCTTCCGGAGGAGCGGCGCGCGCTGGAACGGGCGCTGCACTCGGGCGAACTGCTCGGACTCGCCGCCACCACAGCCCTGGAACTGGGCGTCGACGTCTCCGGCCTGGACGCCGTCCTCATCGCCGGCTACCCCGGCACCCGCGCCTCGCTCTGGCAGCAGGCGGGCCGGGCCGGCCGCTCCGGGCAGGGCGCCCTCGCGGTACTGGTCGCCCGCGACGACCCGCTGGACACCTTTCTCGTCCACCATCCCGAGGCCCTGTTCCGCCGGCCCGTCGAGTCCACCGTCCTCGACCCGGACAACCCCTACGTCCTGGCGCCGCACCTCTGCGCGGCCGCGGCGGAGCTGCCCCTGACCGAGCAGGACCTGGAGCTGTTCGGCCCGGCCGCACCCGGACTGCTGCCCCAGCTGGAGAGCGCCGGGCTGCTGCGCAGGCGCAGCGCCGGCTGGTACTGGACCCGCCGGGAGCGGGCCGCCGACCTCGCCGACATCCGCGGCGAGGGTGGCAGGCCCGTGCAGATCGTCGAGGCCGCCACCGGCCGGCTGCTCGGCACCGTCGACGAGCCCGCCGCCCACACCGCCGTACACGACGGCGCCGTACACCTCCACCAGGGCCGTACGTACCTGGTGAAGCGGCTGGACCTGGAGGACTCCGTCGCCCTGGTCGAGGAGGCCGACCCGCCGTACTCCACCACCGCCCGGGACACCACCTCCATCTCCGTACTCGAGACCGACACCGCGGTTCCCTGGGGTGCCGGCCGCCTCTGCTACGGCTCCGTCGAGGTCACCAACCAGGTCGTCTCCTACCTGCGCCGGAAACCGATCACCGGAGAGGTCCTCGGCGAGACCAGGCTGGATCTGCCGCCGCGCACCCTGCGCACCCGCGCCGTGTGGTGGACCGTGACCGAGGACCAGCTGGACGCCGCCCGGGTGCACCCGGAGCAACTGGGCGGGGCGCTGCACGCCGCCGAGCACGCTTCCATCGGGCTGCTCCCGCTCTTCGCCACCTGCGACCGCTGGGACATCGGCGGGGTCTCCGTACCGCTGCACCCGGACACCCTGCTGCCCACGGTGTTCGTGTACGACGGCCACCCGGGGGGTGCGGGCTTCGCCGAGCGGGCCTTCCACACGGCCCGTGACTGGCTGGAGGCGACCCGGGAAGCCATCGCCTCGTGCGAGTGCGAGGCGGGCTGCCCGTCCTGCATCCAGTCCCCCAAGTGCGGCAACGGCAATGACCCGCTCCACAAGCAAGCCGCCGTCCGCCTGCTCACCGTCCTCGTCGGTGATGCCCCGGGTGCCCCCCGCAGCGGTGCCCCGGGCTCCCCGGAGGCCCCGGCTTCCCAGGACGGGGACGTGGCGGGGACCGAAGAGGCGCCGGGCCGTCAGGAGGATCCGGCAGCCCCACGGGGCCCACGGCAGCGAAGCCCTTCGCACCAGGGGAACCCTGCGCAGTCGGAGGCAGGGCGCCTCTCGGAGCCGGAATCGGGAAACCCGGCTGGGCCAGAACACCGGGAGGGGCGGGGGACCTCCGAGCGCTGA
- the ssd gene encoding septum site-determining protein Ssd, with protein MMAGAPGADRAGRAEGADRAEGADGADGGEGLRGESRAGPLIITEDPALLDDLLRLCAAAGAEPQVHHAVPEAHGGWDAAPLVLVGDDAAARCVGATRRRGVLLVGHDQDDPQVWRRAVEIGADCVLRLPDAEGWLVDRIADVAEGAGRPALTVGVIGGRGGAGASTLACALAVTAAREGRRTMLVDGDPLGGGLDVLLGGEQQAGRRWPDFAASRGRVAGGALEEALPSVHGLRVLSWDRGDSVAIPPEAMRSVLAAARRRGGVVVVDLPRRVDEGTAEALAQLDVGLLVVPGDLRAVAAARRVASTVRMVLGDLRAVVRGPWGSGLDEQWVAEALELPLAGELPLEAGLAADLDAGVPPGAGDRDPLARFCTAFWARVHSGGGAQ; from the coding sequence ATGATGGCCGGGGCGCCGGGCGCCGACCGTGCCGGCCGTGCTGAGGGCGCCGACCGTGCCGAGGGCGCTGACGGCGCTGACGGCGGCGAGGGGCTCCGGGGCGAGAGCCGGGCCGGCCCCTTGATCATCACCGAGGATCCGGCACTCCTGGACGACCTGCTGCGGCTGTGCGCCGCGGCGGGCGCCGAGCCTCAGGTGCACCACGCGGTGCCGGAAGCCCACGGCGGCTGGGACGCTGCCCCCCTGGTCCTGGTCGGTGACGACGCGGCAGCCCGGTGCGTCGGAGCCACCCGCCGGAGGGGTGTCCTCCTCGTCGGGCACGATCAGGATGATCCGCAGGTGTGGCGCCGGGCGGTGGAGATCGGCGCCGACTGCGTGCTGAGGCTCCCGGACGCCGAGGGATGGCTCGTCGACAGGATCGCCGACGTCGCCGAGGGCGCGGGCCGCCCGGCGCTCACCGTCGGCGTGATCGGCGGGCGGGGCGGAGCGGGTGCGTCCACGCTGGCCTGCGCGCTCGCGGTGACAGCGGCCCGCGAAGGGCGGCGCACGATGCTCGTCGACGGTGATCCGCTCGGCGGCGGCCTCGACGTGCTCCTCGGCGGAGAGCAGCAGGCCGGGCGGCGCTGGCCCGACTTCGCGGCGTCCAGAGGCCGCGTCGCCGGCGGGGCGCTGGAGGAGGCGCTGCCATCGGTACACGGGCTGCGGGTGCTCAGCTGGGACCGGGGCGACTCGGTGGCGATTCCGCCGGAGGCCATGCGGTCGGTGCTGGCCGCCGCACGCAGGCGCGGTGGCGTCGTCGTCGTGGATCTGCCCCGCCGGGTCGACGAGGGGACCGCGGAGGCACTCGCCCAACTCGACGTCGGGCTCCTCGTGGTGCCGGGGGATCTGCGTGCCGTGGCGGCCGCGCGGCGGGTCGCCTCGACGGTCCGCATGGTGCTGGGCGATCTGCGGGCCGTCGTCCGCGGGCCCTGGGGCTCGGGGCTCGACGAGCAGTGGGTTGCCGAGGCGCTGGAACTGCCACTGGCCGGTGAACTCCCCCTGGAAGCGGGGCTGGCCGCCGATCTCGATGCGGGAGTTCCGCCGGGCGCCGGGGACCGCGACCCGCTCGCCCGGTTCTGTACCGCCTTCTGGGCGCGGGTGCACTCCGGTGGAGGTGCGCAGTGA
- a CDS encoding DUF4244 domain-containing protein, with amino-acid sequence MIINDLRAWTTGYTGRKLASNMCTRVVARTRGILTRARDRLPRGDAGMTTSEYAIGTIAACAFAAVLYQVITSDTVSGALESIIGKALSAQF; translated from the coding sequence ATGATCATCAACGACCTGAGGGCCTGGACGACGGGATACACCGGAAGGAAGCTCGCCTCCAACATGTGCACCCGGGTTGTCGCCCGGACCAGGGGGATTCTCACCAGGGCTCGCGACCGGCTGCCCCGTGGCGACGCCGGGATGACGACATCGGAGTATGCGATTGGCACGATCGCGGCGTGTGCCTTCGCGGCCGTGCTGTATCAGGTGATCACGAGCGACACGGTCTCCGGGGCACTTGAGTCGATCATCGGCAAGGCGCTCAGTGCGCAGTTCTGA
- a CDS encoding type II secretion system F family protein gives MSDEFIRGMGIAFLLCAPAAWMVRGRLRLRRARRRLHALLGPSAVPHRTRRLRRRPVGASAKLGPWAPVIVAVATGWVLAGGVTGCLLGFAGAYALRRWQLGRARDRAEGAWVSAVSGQLPLAAELLAACASAGAGPREAARAAGQSLGGPVGERLEQTAAELRLGSEPARAWGRFGEIPGAAALARCLEQAAASGAPAAEPVARLAAGLRAERARAAASRAQRAQVLITAPVGLCFLPAFLAVGVAPVVIGLATGLLQGKGGS, from the coding sequence ATGAGCGACGAGTTCATCAGAGGCATGGGCATCGCATTCCTGCTCTGCGCGCCCGCGGCATGGATGGTGAGGGGGCGTCTGCGGCTCCGGCGGGCGCGCAGACGGCTCCATGCCCTCCTGGGGCCGAGCGCTGTGCCGCACCGGACACGGCGGCTCCGTCGGCGCCCGGTTGGCGCCTCAGCGAAGCTGGGGCCATGGGCACCGGTGATCGTGGCGGTGGCCACCGGCTGGGTCCTGGCAGGGGGAGTCACGGGGTGCCTGCTGGGATTCGCCGGGGCGTACGCCCTGCGCAGATGGCAGCTCGGTCGTGCTCGAGACCGGGCGGAGGGCGCCTGGGTGAGCGCGGTGTCCGGGCAACTGCCCCTCGCCGCTGAACTCCTGGCGGCCTGTGCCTCGGCCGGAGCCGGACCGCGTGAGGCGGCGCGTGCGGCCGGGCAGTCGCTTGGAGGGCCGGTCGGAGAGCGGCTGGAGCAGACGGCGGCCGAGCTTCGGCTGGGAAGCGAACCTGCCCGTGCATGGGGGAGGTTCGGGGAGATCCCGGGTGCGGCGGCGCTCGCCCGCTGCCTGGAGCAGGCGGCCGCATCGGGAGCGCCGGCCGCCGAGCCGGTCGCCCGGCTCGCTGCGGGTCTCCGGGCGGAGCGGGCCCGCGCCGCGGCGTCCCGGGCGCAACGCGCCCAGGTGCTGATCACCGCACCGGTGGGGCTCTGCTTTCTGCCCGCCTTTCTCGCGGTCGGGGTGGCTCCCGTGGTGATCGGTCTGGCGACAGGGCTGCTGCAGGGGAAGGGAGGCAGCTGA
- a CDS encoding STAS domain-containing protein: MDLSLSTRNVSGPGGDRTVVEVGGEIDVYTAPKLREQLVELVNDGSYHLVVDMEGVDFLDSTGLGVLVGGLKRVRAHEGSLRLVCNQERILKIFRITGLTKVFPIHTTVDEAVAATD, encoded by the coding sequence GTGGACCTGTCCCTGTCGACTCGCAATGTGTCCGGCCCTGGCGGCGACCGCACGGTCGTCGAGGTCGGTGGCGAGATTGATGTGTATACCGCGCCCAAGCTGCGCGAGCAGTTGGTCGAGTTGGTGAACGACGGCAGCTACCACCTGGTCGTCGACATGGAGGGCGTGGACTTCCTCGACTCGACCGGCCTCGGCGTGCTCGTGGGCGGTCTGAAGCGCGTACGTGCGCATGAAGGCTCGCTGCGCCTGGTCTGCAACCAGGAGCGCATTCTCAAGATCTTCCGGATCACTGGTCTGACCAAGGTGTTTCCCATCCACACCACGGTCGACGAGGCCGTCGCGGCGACCGACTGA
- a CDS encoding type II secretion system F family protein gives MTTVAMYTAVCAAVCAGAAVCLTVGRDEGLRRARLLLASGSLVREGPRRLPVHWRRLVDPMRREWLCLPAGVLLAVLGESVLPLLAGAVAVPLTGRRLRASEQRRAEADRAAAVIALCGGIVGELRAGGQPGQALLAAGRATGALGAAEAAVLSAARFGGDVPAELRRASREPGAEGLAGLAACWLVAVDSGAGLAAGLDRLEAALRSERDQQASLRAQLAGARATVVVLALLPVIGLALGWALGADPLRILLHSPAGLGCLVVGGLLEAVGLYWAARIVRAAERP, from the coding sequence ATGACGACGGTGGCGATGTACACGGCGGTGTGCGCGGCGGTGTGCGCGGGGGCTGCCGTCTGCCTGACGGTCGGCCGCGACGAGGGACTGCGGCGGGCGCGGCTGCTGCTGGCGTCCGGCAGCCTGGTTCGGGAGGGGCCCCGACGGCTCCCGGTTCACTGGAGGAGACTCGTCGACCCGATGCGGCGGGAGTGGCTGTGCCTGCCGGCGGGCGTGCTTCTGGCCGTCCTCGGGGAGTCGGTGCTTCCACTGCTCGCGGGCGCGGTGGCCGTCCCTCTGACAGGGCGCCGGCTGAGGGCTTCCGAGCAGCGCAGGGCGGAGGCCGACAGAGCGGCCGCGGTGATCGCGCTGTGCGGCGGCATCGTGGGGGAGCTGAGGGCCGGAGGCCAGCCGGGACAGGCGCTGCTGGCCGCGGGCCGGGCCACCGGCGCGCTGGGCGCCGCCGAGGCGGCGGTGCTGTCCGCCGCCCGGTTCGGCGGGGACGTTCCCGCCGAACTGAGGCGCGCGTCCCGTGAGCCGGGAGCCGAGGGGCTGGCCGGGCTGGCAGCCTGCTGGCTTGTCGCCGTCGACAGTGGTGCCGGTCTGGCGGCGGGGCTCGACCGGCTCGAGGCCGCCCTCAGGTCGGAGCGGGATCAACAGGCATCCCTGCGAGCTCAGTTGGCGGGAGCCCGGGCGACGGTCGTGGTGCTGGCACTGCTACCGGTGATCGGGCTTGCTCTCGGCTGGGCGCTCGGCGCTGATCCCCTGCGGATCCTGCTGCACAGCCCCGCGGGACTTGGCTGCCTCGTGGTGGGCGGACTGCTGGAGGCCGTCGGACTGTACTGGGCCGCTCGTATCGTGCGGGCGGCGGAGCGGCCATGA
- a CDS encoding ATP-binding protein: MATVELRFSAQPEHVRTARLVAAAVARRARVDEAVLDEVRLAVGEACSRAVGLHRSHGVTAPVRVLLTEEEKSFSIEVGDEVPAPGGSSGSGAGKHGAGPGDDHEDDDGRDQMGLAVISGLVDDVEVTTSGQGGVIRMSWPTNPATIVS, encoded by the coding sequence ATGGCCACCGTTGAACTCCGCTTCAGTGCTCAGCCCGAGCATGTCAGGACGGCACGCCTGGTGGCGGCCGCAGTGGCGCGGCGGGCGCGGGTCGACGAGGCGGTGCTGGACGAGGTCAGGCTGGCCGTCGGTGAGGCGTGCAGCCGTGCGGTGGGGCTGCACCGCAGCCATGGTGTCACCGCTCCGGTGCGCGTCCTGCTCACCGAGGAGGAGAAGTCCTTCTCCATCGAGGTCGGTGACGAGGTGCCCGCTCCGGGTGGCTCGTCGGGGTCCGGCGCCGGGAAGCACGGCGCCGGTCCCGGGGACGACCACGAGGACGACGACGGTCGCGACCAGATGGGGCTCGCGGTGATCAGCGGTCTCGTCGACGATGTCGAGGTGACGACGAGTGGGCAAGGAGGCGTCATCCGCATGAGCTGGCCGACGAATCCGGCCACGATCGTGTCATGA